The sequence TAAAGGACAGTGCTCTGGCTCTCTGAAATACACTTGCTGAATTCTGATTGAtgcatgaataattttttttttctttttatctcttccTGAATCTCCACCATGAATCCTCATGCTTGCTTCCCTCTCATAACATTCCCTTCACGCTCCCATCCTGTGACAATTCTTCACAGCTTTGTTCACCGTGGACGGCCTGAACCTCTGGACCTTCACTTGGGCATGTTCCTCCCCACTCTTCTCACCCAGgccaccccagagcagcaggatcGCTTCTTCATGCCTGCCTGGAACCTGGAGATCATTGGCACTTATGCCCAGACTGAAATGGGCCATGGTACAGTACATTCAGTAAATGCTCTTTCTAAGAATGCCTTTGAGTACAGAGGATTCCTGTGCCTGGGTagagcagtgtgtgtgtgtgtcccacAGCTTTCCACATGCAGCTGTATGCAGGGAAAAGTGGACAGCCTCTGCAAGGGTTAATAGAGCATTATGCCATGTGCTGCTTCCCTCTTCCTCTGAAGAGAGGGTTTGATGTCTGTACCTCTGTAAATGAGCACCTGGGTGCTCCTCCAATTCAAACCAGTATCATTACTGCCCATCACTGGTGCAGTCAGTTTGGTGGCATCTGTTCATTTTACACTTGCTGTTCTTTCCAGTTTGAGTTCTGATTTGCTCTAATTAATGTTCAGTGTAAAGATAAAAGAACAGAGCTTTGAGGTAGTGAAAGAGATGCCAAAAAATTAAGAGTTGCTTGTTCACCTCGGGATTAACCTTGGATCAGATGGGTCAGGATTAACTTGGTTGCAATGCTCATGTTTTGTGGGGAGCTTTTTCCCCTTAGTTCACTCCCATGTGTTCTTTTTAACTGACCATAAAATGTGTTGGGCTTTCTGAGTTCTCTCTCATGTTGACTTGGTTTTTTGTTGCCATTCTTTTGCTTTCAAGCTTTGAAATGAATTTTGATAACTCCAGCAGTATTGTGATTGCAACACTTCTAAATCAGGTTTCAAAGGGAGGATATTCTGCCCTGGGAAACTTTAATTTTTGTCATCTCAGAGTTGCAGtgagaattattttctaaagatGAGCAGGATTCACCTTTGTGTTGAAGGGAAATGTAGAGACTGTGTGAAGCATAAAGTAACTTCAAGTCTGAGGAGAATCTCTTGGAACTAGTGAGGTTTGAAGATCCTTTGCCAGCAGAGTATGTCTGTCTTGAGCTGCCTGTGGAAGTCTGCCATTACCTCCATGCTTTGGGAACGTGGGTGCTGCAAGATGATCTCCTTTTTCCCGTTGGAGCTCTTGTCCTGCCCTGTCAGTCCAGGCTCTCAGGAGTGTTCACAGCTTGTCTAGTTTAAGCAAGTAGGCCTGGTGATTTTGGGAGTTTTTAAGACATTCAGGGGCAGTGCCGCTGCTCTGAGACAGGTGTGTGGGAAGTGAAGCACTGGGGGCAGAAGACAAAGACTGTTCCTGGAATTACCTCCATTGTTATGCAGTCTCTTCATCTACCTGCATCAGTACCTGGCATACACATGCCATTACTTGCTCTCTTGGAGCTATGGATGATCTCTTCTGGCAGATCAGCTCCATCAAGTGAGGAGAATGTAGGCTTGATGAGGGAATGAAGAGGTGATGGCTGTTTATTTCGTCTTGTGGCTGAGAACTGGAtagttttattttgcaatttaaTCAGATTGCATTTTATTGAAATTCAGGTGGGTGTGTTCccatggaatattttaaattagaaagGGCTTCTGGTCTGTGTGATAGCAAAAAGGTGTCAGATTGGAGGTGCTTGGAAAACTAGTCTTAGgccactggggaaaaaaatcaatgttttctGAGAATTGGCAGTCCAGAATGTGGTCTAGCCCTCACTTGTTCTTCCTTAATTTGTTGATATTTAGCTTTTTATACCTTTAGcctaaaagcaaaattaaaattcaaacatTACTACTGGAGTTCCACTTTCCATTGTCCAGTTTTGTCCTTGTCTCTGTTTTGTGACTGACTTCCTGCCAAAACAATGTGTTTACTTGTTTCCAGGGACTCATCTTCGGGGCCTGGAAACGACAGCCACTTACGACCCCTCTACACAGGAGTTCATCCTCAACAGCCCCACTGTCACCTCCATCAAGTGGTGGCCAGGTGGACGTAAGTGTGTCTAAATCTGGCAGATGTATGGACAAACTCAGGGGGCTGATGCTATGTGTGTTGTATCTACAGTGATATAACTGAAAGTTGATCCAAAGAGTTGGCTGAAAGCCAGTCACTCTTGCATAGCAAGCTGACTTATCAGAGCCTGCTAAACATTGTCTGTGTGCTCTGGGGCTGTTGCTCAGGACCATTCACACTGTGGAGTTGGTGTAATTTTTGATTGCTTGTCTCAAATTATTTACAGTTCCTTCAGCTTCACTGATGGGTATGCCAAGGAGTCGGTGTTTTATAGTTAAGAAAATTGTGTTGTGCAACTTCCATTGACTTGAGCAACATTTTGTCGTAGAGCTTTATGACTGGGGTGGCATCCAGTGGGGTCAGTCTGGTTTTCTAGTACAGGATGTGATGAGGTTATCTCAGAAGAaagactctgtgtgtgtgagcatGTCTGACTGTGTTCCTGTGCTGAGTCCTGCTCCCGTTGCAGTTGGGAAGACGTCGAACCACGCCATCGTTCTGGCTCAGCTCTACACCCAGGGCCAGTGCAAAGGCCTGCACGCCTTCATTGTCCCCATCCGGCAGCTGGGCACACATGAACCTCTGCCAGGTACAAATTCACACTCAGGGAATAGATTACATCTGTTTCTCTCTGACTGTATACAGCTGCTCTGTCTTGTTAAAGTCCATAGCTATTTCATTAGCTGAATTCATCTGGTCAATCACAGGGCTTAAATGAGTCTTTCTTATGACTGAACTACCACTAAATCATCTTTCCTACCAGGCCTTCAATTTGAAGTTTAGTTTGGGATTTGATTTTTCCCCAGTGAAGTTTAGTTTGGGATTTGGTTCTGCCCCAGTGTCTCCTAGCTATGCATTCCATGAGCAGCACATCCTGCTTTCTGATAGGGGAAGGAGAACTTCCGTCACTCTTTAGCTGGAAGTGAGCTGGATGAACTTTAGagacagctcctgcagtgagTGGATAGTAGGGCTGCATGGAAATTATGGACGCTCCCATGTTTTGATATCCAGTTGTTGTGGTTTAACTCATCAGGCAGCTAAACACACACAGCCATTCCCTCCACACAGAGGGATTGGGGAAAGAATTGTGAAAAAGGTAAAACTTGTAGACTCagataaagacaatttaataggacagaaaaagaagggaaattaataataataacagtaacAATAACAACAATGGTAATAATAGTAGAATATGCAGAGCAAGTGATCACTGTGTGATTGCTCAGCACCAGCTGACTGATGCTGAGCCAGtccctgagcagggagctgtCATCCCCCCCAGCTGGCTTCACCCAGTTTTATTGTTCAGCATGACACCACATGGTGGGAATATCCCTTTGTCCAGCTGGGATcatctgtcctggctgtgtcaccTGCCAGCTTCTTGTGTCCCCCAAGCCTCCTCACTGTTGGGGCAGTGTGGAAATTGAAAAGTCCTTGATCTGATGCAAGTGCTACCCAGCAACAACTGAaccatcagtgtgttatcaacattgtTCTCGTGCTAAATCCggaacacagcactgtaccagccACTGGGAAGATAATTTcactctatcccagccaaaaccaggacatcACTTTTCTGTCAAAGAGATTAAGGTCCCTGTTAACTCTTACTCCTAACACTGCCAGGACTTGCTAGAAAACTAACCAATCTCCTTGTTGGAGAAGGCTTGAACTTCTTGTGTTGTGTTTAGTCCCTATTTCTTAATGCAAGTGGCTTTGTCTGTGGCAGGTATTACAGTTGGTGACATTGGCCCCAAATTTGGCTATGATGAAATGGATAATGGCTACCTGAAAATGGACAACTTCCGAATTCCTCGGGAAAACATGCTGATGAAATATGCCCAGGTAAAGCAGTGAGTTTCAGCATCTGCTGTTAGAAATGGGCATGCTGAATGCTCTTGTGAGCTTGAGTAGTGCACCAGAAGGACTGTGGGTGGTTTGTAAATGCTGCTTGATGAGTTTACAGTATGAACATGTTAAAGGGAAGAAACTTCACAAATCAAcaggctgcatttttttttttatcttttattttttggcaGGTTGAACCAGATGGCACCTATGTGAAACCAGTCAGTGACAAGCTGACCTATGGGACCATGGTGTTCATCCGTTCCCTCATCGTGGGTGACTCTGCTCGCTCCCTGTCCCGGGCCTGCACCATCGCCATCCGCTACAGCGCCGTCAGACACCAGTCTGAGCTGAAACCAGGGTGAGTGCAGGGAGACCCAGAGCAGCCTAAACTGCTGAGGGAAAATTCTGAAGTACTGGGAGGAATGGGGGCTGTGGCTGGTATTTGCTTTGGCACTCGGTGTGGTTTCAAAACACTGTTTGTCCTGGGGAGTGCATACTCTTTCATTTTTGGAATGTCCTCCCCTGCCAGAGGCTTTTGCTGGATGGTCTTAGAGAGTCTGGCTTGATATGGTTGGTGAACTTACTTAGAATAGGGATAAATTTGGTTTCTGCAGCAGGTTGCTACCACTGACATGCTAACTCATCTGTGTTTTGCTCTAGGGAACCAGAACCCCAGATCCTGGATTATCAGACCCAACAATACAAACTCTTTCCTCTCCTGGCAACAGCATACGCCTTCCATTTTGTGGGAGCCTACATCAAGAACACCTACCATCGTATCAGTGGGGACATCAGCAAGGGGGACCTCAGTGAGCTGCCAGAGGTAGTGTGTCCTCTGGAAACCAGAGTGTTGGTTGAATTTGTGTGAGGTTTCTTCACAGCTTGGAAGAAGAGGCATTGAGCCTTTTTGGCTTTCACTCATGAGATGTCTTCTACTTCTGTAGTTTCAGAAGTCCCCAAGTCCAGGATGTGTTGGTGACATTTATTTGCTCTGTTAATTTAGCACTTTATAAGAAACAGGGAGTAATGCACAGTGAGAAAGCTACTGGgaatatattttcattcaaaagGTGCATTTCCAGGAATGATGGAGTACTGTTTGGGAGTTCAGACTGGTCTTGTGCTTGTGCTGTAACTTCTTAATTGTTCTTCCAGGTTCCTAGGGTAGAGTAGGTGTGTTGATCAAAGTATCAGTACTATACTGAGGGCTTAGGGttgtaaaatgttaattttctgtCAGGGTTTGTGACAATGGGCAGTTGAAAACTGTACATAAAATGTGTAGGGGCAGAAGGAATGATGTACTTAAAATAAGTCTTTCCATGTACAAGGGTTTTCATGTAAATATTTGGCTCAAGAAAAAGTTCcttcaaggaaaacaaaaacctgtGGAACAGCGCAAGAATGGTGTTgatttcactttgttttttctGGGAGTTGCAGTCCTTAACATTTATGCGTGCAAGCTAAGACTGCAAAATAAACCTGGCTTTGCTGTTTCCCCTCAGCTGCACGCCCTGACAGCAGGGCTGAAGGCGTTCACCTCCTGGACTGCCAGCGCTGGCATTGAGGAATGTCGGATGGCGTGCGGCGGGCACGGCTACTCCCGCTGCAGTGGCATTCCTGACATCTATGTCACCTTCACCCCGTCCTGCACCTATGAGGGGGAGAACACTGTCATGATGCTGCAGACAGCCAGGTATGGGAGCTCTGCACGGGGatttccagcctctcctcatgGTCCTTGTGGCTAAAGTTGATACCAAAAGGGTTAATTCAATTTCTGCTGTGTAACTTTGAGCAGCGAAACAGTATCTGCTATCCCAGCAAGGACAGTTGGAAGATAAGGGGGAGACATCTGGCTTAGGAATGCAGCTACAGCCAAAACAAGGACTCAATCTGGGAACTTGAGGAGGGTTTTATGGTAATGAGTTAATTATAATATGCATGTAGGGACTGTATGTAAGCAACACACTTGTAAAAAATCACCTGCACACAAGGAGGAGTTACGCCCATGCAACCAGACATCTGTAATAAATTATGCCCTTCTTAAAACTAAATTGGTGTTGAGGAGTCTTTTATTTGACTGGTGTGCAGTGAATTTGGTGACAAAGTAATGAGCAGAAGTGTCTGTATTAGCACAAAACTGGTGTCATGTTTCTGTCCCCTACCCCATTTTTGACAGATAATTGTGTGCTACAACTGTTCTTTCTGGCCTGAGCCTCAGTGAGATGACTTTTGTCCATTCAAACAACTCATGAGTAAGAGCTGCCATCTGCTGTCTCTATTTTCAGGTTCCTTATGAAAAGCTACACCCAGGTGACCTCTGGACAGCAAGTCAGTGGCATGGTGTCCTACCTGAATGACCTCTCCAGGCAGCGCATCCAGCCCCAGCACGTGGCTGCCAGGACTGTCACCGTGAGGATCAACGACCCCACCAGCTTGGTGGAGGCCTACAAGTCACGTGCTGCCCGGTGAGCTCACACTGACTGGGCTGAGCCAAGAAAAACTGGGTGAGGTGGTGGTGATGCACTGCCCTGTTTGTGTCGGGTTCTTGAGGCATGGCTGGTGAAGCTTTGATCCATTGCTTTCAGGAAGTGACACACTTTACTGGGTTGGGGACAGGTTTAAGTGCTTTGAGGTTGCAGGGGGCTGCTCATAGCCTGGTTACTCTGCTCCCCAGTCCTTTgagatttctatttttcttatttatgcGTAAAGTATATTCAAACTTTAAAATACCAAACTACTCAGAGATCTCTCTGGAGAGAAACAATCCTGATATTAAAGTTCATTGTGAGGGAAGTGGGAGAACAGAACAGACACCAACTTGTGAGTAGGTATTGAAGCACCACATGTGTGCTGTCAGAAGTCCTCTTACCCCTCTGTAGCTGTGTTGTAGCTGAGCAGTGATTACTGGTGTTATAGAAGCACAACTTGTTACTCCAGTCACTGTCATCACTCACGGCACATGAGAAGAATTCTGAGCTCACGTGCTATGACTGACATGTATGAATTCAGTGTATGTCATCCTGTTAATGTGGTGTTATTAtgtaaattgtttttctttctcatatgAAACAGGCTTGTAGAATCTGCAGCAAAGAATCTGCAAGCTGAGCTGAACCACAGAAAGAGCAAGGAGGATGCCTGGAACAGGACTTCCGTTGATCTTGTGCGGGCATCAGAGGTCAGTGATGTGCCTGCTAAAGAAATGTGCTGTGAGAGCTCCTCATCTTTCTGTGTCCCTGACTGACCCTCTTTGGTTTCTGCAGGCCCACTGTCACTATGTGGTAGTGAAGCTGTTCACAGCCAAGCTGGCCGAGGTCAGTGACGCCGCCGTCCACGCGGTCCTGACCGACTTGTGCCTCCTGTACGCCCTGTTCGGCATCAGCAGGAACGTGGGCGATTTCCTGCAGGTTGGTGCCTTCCTCCAGCACCCCAGATCTCTGAAGCCAGGTTCACTGCTTGCATATGTGCTTTACATTCTAAGCTGTATGGATGTTATAGGTGTAAGTTCTTGGCTGTTGGCTGCCAGAAGGTCTTTAGCAGTGCAGTTCTGCTGGAAGGCTTTTATAAGGTTTCCCTTGTGGATAAATGGAAACAGGGTTTAGCTGAAAGGGTTTCCAGTTGGTGACCAGCTGCTGTGTAttaaaaaacaaggaattaataaAGGAGCTGCAGTTAGATGTGCTCCACAACTAATACCCCTGAAAAGGGATATTGTGCTTCAAATTCTAACTCATCCTTCAATGAATGGCTTTACACTGTCAGgtgttgcttttcttctcttcattgTCAGTTTGAGATTGCATTTGGGCAGGAGTGTTTTGTTTGCTCTTCAGGCAGACATGGTATGTTTTatcttcccattttcctctttcctgcttACTAAAAATTTCCCTGAAGCTAGGCACAATTTAATACCCTTATATGCATATTCTCCAAGAAAACTTGCTGCTGCAGTTAACTTACAGGTACTCACAGAGTGAGTCTCCCATTCAGGATTAATAGCTGGGCAGTATGGAGGGCATGTCCTTCTGCTTGTGCAATGTGCCAAATTGCCAATTTAATTACctagtgaagaaaaaaaaaccctggtgTTCAATGAACTGctgtatttttgtgtgtggGAAAGCTGACCTGTGTGAGACcttggggaagggaaggatttGTGACTTGTGTAATCCTTGTTTCCCCTCTCAAGGCGGGTATCTTGACCAGTACCCAAATAACCCAAGTGAACCAACATGTGAAGGAGCTCCTGGCTGTCATTCGTCCCAATGCAGTGGCACTGGTGGACTCCTTTGACTTCCACGATGTCCATCTGGGGTCTGTGCTTGGCCGCTACGACGGCAACGTCTACGAGAACATGTTTGAGTGGGCAAAGAAATCCCCCCTGAACAAAACACAGGTAAAGAaacctctcttctctttctcacaCGACCAGAGAAATAACTCAGTTAAGGGTTGTTAAGTCTGCTCCAGTGATCTCAGCAGGTAATTGaggaagaggggagaaaagTCACAAGTAATAATGAACCAAAACTAACAAGCTACTTTCAGTTTGCTCTCTGTAGTTTTCTCTCCCAGATGTACCTTGCATTCATCCCTGTGGGATCTCTTGAGCTTCTCAGTGAGGGAGGAAATGGTGCACTCCACAGAGAAACAACTGAAGTATCTCAGTGAATTCAAAAGCAATTATCACTTGCTGTTGATTCTGCTTAGTGACAGTAGCTGTAGAAGCCTTGCCCATTTTCTGGCAAGTCTTCCAGTCTTGAGGCAGTAGCAGTGAGtggtgaagaaaattaattgctCCCCTGTAGTACTTAGGTGTCAGATGTTGTATATCTGGCCTAggactggagctgcagctgagctaaaataaactgaagtgtccctgctcctgaTGCCTTTATTTGAGGGCAGACTGTACCTCCTACAATGGGCTGCCAGAGACTGCAGCTGGAGTTAAATCCCAGCACAGTTTGCTCAGTGTTCTGTACTACTGAAGTCAGTGGGGCTTAGGAGCTTCATTACAGCCCCTTAGGAAACCTGTACCAGTTTTCTTGTAATTAAAATGCCAGACAATTGTATGGATGTAAatcttgcatttctttcttaaaagaaGGGTAGTGGGCAGGCTGTTTTTTATATTCTCATGCTTTGTATCATGTAGACCCTGAAATACAGAAGTTACCTGGCTGTTCTTAAATCTCCAAAGTGCCTCTGATTCAAATTTTCTTAGTATACAAACACACTGCAAGATGTGAGGAGGTAAAACTGTTTCAAAGATCAAACCTGACCTTGTAACCGCTGTCTTGTTGTCCTGCAGGTTCATGAATCTTTCCATAAACACCTGAAGCCAATGCAAGCCAAGCTGTGAAGCCTgcaggttttttaaaatgcactcTTGCCCTGCCCTGAAAAGTGGGTCTTTGCATCCTTCCTTCAGGCACCTAAATCAAACCTTTGAATCCTGTAGCTGTAGGACAGTGAATAACTgtagcttttctttcctcttttataAACGGAGGAGGTGTTTGGGGAGAGTGCATAAGGATTGATGCCTCTTTTTAAAGTGCAATTATAATGGTAAAAttaaccttttaaaaatctgggaAAGCTTTATGGATTTATACAAGGATTGCTTTTGTGAAGCTGCTAACTAGAGAGAAGTTCCTGTCAACTGGAAAAGGTGGCAGGGCTTTACTATGACGTAGTTGACAGCCCTCAGGCAATAGCTTCTGGTGAGCAGTTATGTCCTCCCCTCAAAAAAAGCATCAGtgtcttgatttttaaatttttttttttttaagattagtCCCACCTCTCTCCTCATTTGGCAAGTGTTTGTGCTGTGTGAAgcctcctgcagagctctgtgcatgTGAGTCTGCGTGTGGCACTGTTTTCCTGATGGATCTGGGAAGTAAATACCCATCCTTCTCTGGAGCTCTGCTTCAGGCATCTTTCCAGAAGAAATCCTCgtgtttcctttgttttccttctttcactgCCCTGCACAAactccttttccctttgtgccAGCTCTTGGTAAATAGGAGGTCAAAGGAGAACATAGTGATGCTGCTCTGAGGATAAAACCAACTCCTAGTAATCAGCTGGGTGCTGATGACAGATGTTCTGCCCCTCTTTTCACTCTTAAGTGTTTTCTAGCACTATCTCAAAGCACTTTACAAACATTACTTATGTTGatttggtgggaaaaaaaacacatggtAGTGGTAAAAACTGCAAATTTAACCTGGATTGTTGAAGCCAGTATTGGAGGGCAGAAATCAGTTGACCAACATCCTCAGGTCTTCTGATTTTTCTGGGATGTTGTCTTggttttttaaaggcatttgtCAAGAAAGCGACAATCCCAAGTGAAGTGtccagatttttattatttttcccacCCATGCATTTCCAAGGAGCTTTCTCTGATttgcttaattttgttttgataCCGACTTGGGCCTTGCACGGTGCTGTCTGATTGAACAGGAAGAATTCAGCTTGGAGGAGAGcgtcctgctgccctgggaaatCAGTGCAACAACTACAACCAAGCAAAATCATTGCTGCTTTTCCACACCAATAACTGTCCAATAACCATAAAACCTTTTCACACTAGAGAAGGGCAACTCTGAGcttaaaatggtaaaataaacccaaatccTGCAGTTCTGAGGCAACACCTGAGAAGCTGCTTCTCTGCAGCTTTGGGCTCTGTTAGTCTCTAATTTTGAATCAGTTTTCTGGCACTAACAATGATCAGACACAAGGTTTGGCTCCACGTGCAGTAGctgaacagaaagaaatgtttaattttaaataaactaaTCAAACTTGCCTTTTGGCTGCTGAGTGTTTCAGGTCCCATGGAAGTTCAGGATGCCAGAGGAGGCTGAGggctctgccttccctgtgtccagtggagggagggatggaggagcaggTTAAAAATATGCTAATGAGAATGGCACTAGCTGTGTACAGAtctaataaattacaaaaatgtgttttcagacaaaatgtctttcttttcaCACACTGCCTTCAGTGGATCTCATGTAGATTAATGGGGGAAGTAGAATGAAGTATTCGGAAGACCTCAAATTAATTGGATTTTGGTGTTTTACATAGTGTGACCTCCCTGGTTTTGCCCTGCAGTGTTGTGGGGCATCCAGGCCCATCCCATGGGgatccctgtcccatcccaggggatccagcctctcctgctctccccagtcccaggggaagcacggctggcacagggcagagctggctgtggtGTTTGCTCGGTgtcactgcagctccagcaccagcaaagGCTGATCAGTGCCCAAGCAAGGTCTGACCAtggtgctgggcagcagcagattCAATTCACAGAAGTTGTTTTCCATTCGTTTTTGGAGATGATGCACTGGGAAacactttccttcctttctgttgGTGAGGATTTTGTACGCTTCTTACCCTGCTGAGGTTGGTGATAACGCCTGAATGCCACAACCTGGCGTGATTTGCTGTGTCTCAGGGTCAGCAGTGTGTAAactctgccctgcagcctcaCCCATCCTTGGGCAACACGATGGTGCCATTGCCACAAGTGCTGAGCCTCTTGTGGCGCAGGAGCAATCTCAGTGCCAAGCCATGACCCTGTAAGCGACTCTGTTCCTGCAGAGTCCTGAAAGGAGCGGGCTGTGCCATCGCTGACGGCAGCGATGGACTCCTAAAAACGCCACCTTTTGGGGACGGCTTCACAGGGAGGCAGCATGTGAGGTGAAAGCCACTGCAGGAGGGCCTGCGCCTCATCAAACACCAGAGGCAGACGATCCCCGGGGATTTGCGGGCGGCAGGAACTCCAGTACCAacaaggcaggagcaggaccGGCTTCGTTCTCCACTCAGCCTTGGTGTGCACTGCCCGCGGCACGAAGGAGGTTTGGGACACTCCCCTCAGTGGGGCAAGAGCGGGGATGGGGAGCCCGGGGCGAGGGAAGAGCGGCGGCTGAGGGGACGCTTCTAATCAGGCAGTACCAGGGGCAGCCCCACTGCGGGGACCGCCTGGGTCAGGCGCCACGAGGGACGGCCCCGTGGCGGGCGGGCCTTCCAAGCCAGGCCTGCGCGGCGCAGCGCCCGTCACGATGGCAACGGGGTCCTTCCCTGAGCGCGGCGCACAATATGGCGGCGCCCCTGCTGAGCGCGGCGCTTCGCGGGGCCCGCGGCGGGCGGAGCTTCGGAACGGCCGGTGAGAGACGGGAGAACCAGGGGAGCCCCGAAACCCACCGGGGAAGGGGGGGCGAAGGGGAGGGTGCTCTCGGACGGCTGTGTCCCGAACGCCAGGCCTTGTCACTAGTGGTGTCCCCCAGGGATCAATACTGGGCCCAGTGTTATTTAATTTGTTCCTCAGTGACTTGGGTGAGGGGTCGATGCGTCCTCAGCTGAtggcacaaagctgggaggGGCGGCCCACAGCCCAGAGTGCTGTGAGCCCTTCAGAGAGACCGGGgcaggctggggagaagggCAGAGAGGACCTGCCCGAAGTTCAGCACAGGCAAGTGCAGGGTCCTTCACCTGCGGAGAACAACCCAGGCACCAGCACGGGCCGGGGCTGACcggctggaaaagcagctctgtggggaaggagctgggggtcctggtggacaaggAGCTGTCCGTGAGCAGCGCCGTGCCCGAGGGCACGAGAAGGCGCCGGTGTCCCGGGGTGCGTCAGGAGAGCatttccagcaggtcaggggcg comes from Vidua macroura isolate BioBank_ID:100142 chromosome 19, ASM2450914v1, whole genome shotgun sequence and encodes:
- the ACOX1 gene encoding peroxisomal acyl-coenzyme A oxidase 1 isoform X1 codes for the protein MSVNADLRRERAAATFQPELLTHILDGGPGRTRRRKEIEALVLNDPDFQHEDLNFLSRSQRYEQAIRKSSLMVMKLREYGIADPEEIYWFKSFVHRGRPEPLDLHLGMFLPTLLTQATPEQQDRFFMPAWNLEIIGTYAQTEMGHGTHLRGLETTATYDPSTQEFILNSPTVTSIKWWPGGLGKTSNHAIVLAQLYTQGQCKGLHAFIVPIRQLGTHEPLPGITVGDIGPKFGYDEMDNGYLKMDNFRIPRENMLMKYAQVEPDGTYVKPVSDKLTYGTMVFIRSLIVGDSARSLSRACTIAIRYSAVRHQSELKPGEPEPQILDYQTQQYKLFPLLATAYAFHFVGAYIKNTYHRISGDISKGDLSELPELHALTAGLKAFTSWTASAGIEECRMACGGHGYSRCSGIPDIYVTFTPSCTYEGENTVMMLQTARFLMKSYTQVTSGQQVSGMVSYLNDLSRQRIQPQHVAARTVTVRINDPTSLVEAYKSRAARLVESAAKNLQAELNHRKSKEDAWNRTSVDLVRASEAHCHYVVVKLFTAKLAEVSDAAVHAVLTDLCLLYALFGISRNVGDFLQAGILTSTQITQVNQHVKELLAVIRPNAVALVDSFDFHDVHLGSVLGRYDGNVYENMFEWAKKSPLNKTQVHESFHKHLKPMQAKL
- the ACOX1 gene encoding peroxisomal acyl-coenzyme A oxidase 1 isoform X2 yields the protein MSVNADLRRERAAATFQPELLTHILDGGPGRTRRRKEIEALVLNDPDFQHEDLNFLSRSQRYEQAIRKSSLMVMKLREYGIADPEEIYWFKRTCLGNFPEPLGLHFSMFHKTIETQTSAAQKEKWLPLVRGVKIIGTYAQTEMGHGTHLRGLETTATYDPSTQEFILNSPTVTSIKWWPGGLGKTSNHAIVLAQLYTQGQCKGLHAFIVPIRQLGTHEPLPGITVGDIGPKFGYDEMDNGYLKMDNFRIPRENMLMKYAQVEPDGTYVKPVSDKLTYGTMVFIRSLIVGDSARSLSRACTIAIRYSAVRHQSELKPGEPEPQILDYQTQQYKLFPLLATAYAFHFVGAYIKNTYHRISGDISKGDLSELPELHALTAGLKAFTSWTASAGIEECRMACGGHGYSRCSGIPDIYVTFTPSCTYEGENTVMMLQTARFLMKSYTQVTSGQQVSGMVSYLNDLSRQRIQPQHVAARTVTVRINDPTSLVEAYKSRAARLVESAAKNLQAELNHRKSKEDAWNRTSVDLVRASEAHCHYVVVKLFTAKLAEVSDAAVHAVLTDLCLLYALFGISRNVGDFLQAGILTSTQITQVNQHVKELLAVIRPNAVALVDSFDFHDVHLGSVLGRYDGNVYENMFEWAKKSPLNKTQVHESFHKHLKPMQAKL